The Euphorbia lathyris chromosome 2, ddEupLath1.1, whole genome shotgun sequence genome includes a window with the following:
- the LOC136219152 gene encoding sodium/hydrogen exchanger 4 isoform X6, with protein MLFGVFGVFISTSIIVVGSRWLVPKLGFLGLTARDYLALGTIFSATDTVCTLQVLNQEETPLLYSLVFGEGVVNDATSVVLFNAIQKMDVTRLNASTILSVIRDFLYLFSTSTALGVSAGLLTAYVLKALYVGRHSSVREIAIMVLVAYLSYMLAELLELSGILTVFFCGILMSHYAWHNLTESSRITTRHVFAMMSYVAETFIFLYVGMDALDIQKWKTSKTNFGSSVSICSTLVMLILVGRAAFVFPLSALSNFMNRGRTSRITFRHQIVIWWAGLMRGAVSIALAYKQFTYLGVTWKSINAAVVTSTIIVVLFTTMVFGLLTKPLILYTIPQSRDGDDNDQVMKIPKDDIRLPLLSMEESTASNLQRATEGMSMLIERPVYTVHYYWKKFDNAYMRPIFGGPRPTEGYLG; from the exons ATGCTATTTGGGGTGTTTGGTGTTTTCATTTCAACATCCATTATTGTTGTTG GCAGCAGGTGGCTGGTTCCCAAATTAGGCTTTCTTGGTCTCACAGCACGAGATTATCTTG CTTTAGGAACAATATTTTCCGCGACTGATACAGTGTGTACGCTTCAG GTTCTTAATCAAGAGGAGACTCCTTTACTTTACAGCTTAGTCTTTGGAGAAGGAGTAGTAAACGATGCAACATCAGTTGTTCTCTTCAATGCAATACAAAAGATGGATGTCACTCGCCTTAATGCCTCCACGATACTTTCCGTTATTCGTGACTTTTTGTACTTGTTCTCCACAAGCACTGCTCTTGGTGTTTCT GCTGGACTTTTGACAGCATATGTACTTAAAGCCTTATATGTTGGAAG ACATTCGAGCGTTCGTGAAATTGCTATAATGGTTTTGGTGGCTTATCTATCTTACATGTTAGCTGAG TTGCTAGAACTAAGTGGAATTCTCACCGTCTTCTTTTGTGGGATACTCATGTCGCATTATGCATGGCACAATTTGACTGAAAGCTCTAGAATTACGACGAG GCATGTATTTGCAATGATGTCATATGTTGCAGAGACATTCATATTTCTATATGTAGGCATGGATGCACTTGATATTCAGAAATGGAAAACGAGTAAGACAAA TTTTGGAAGTTCAGTGAGTATATGTAGCACACTTGTGATGCTAATATTGGTTGGTCGAGCTGCTTTCGTGTTTCCACTTTCGGCTCTTTCGAATTTTATGAATAGAGGAAGAACGTCTCGAATCACATTCCGACACCAG ATAGTCATTTGGTGGGCTGGGCTAATGCGAGGAGCAGTCTCTATTGCTTTAGCTTATAAGCAG TTCACATATTTGGGGGTTACATGGAAATCAATCAATGCCGCAGTTGTAACCAGCACGATCATTGTCGTCCTCTTCACTACAATG GTATTTGGTCTTTTAACTAAGCCATTGATACTTTACACCATTCCCCAAAGTAGAGACGGGGACGACAATGATCAAGTGATGAAGATTCCGAAAGATGACATTCGACTGCCTTTACTATCAATGGAAGAATCTACAGCCTCTAACCTGCAACGAGCAACAGAGGGCATGTCTATGCTAATAGAAAGGCCAGTATACACTGTACATTACTACTGGAAGAAGTTCGACAATGCATACATGAGACCGATATTCGGGGGTCCTCGTCCGACAGAAGGCTATCTAG GATAG
- the LOC136219152 gene encoding sodium/hydrogen exchanger 4 isoform X2 yields MERISELFRNITSEDAQVVPLTVFVAVLCLCLVIGHFLEENRWVNESITAIIIISGEEKALLSELCNHYAIWGVWCFHFNIHYCCCRWLVPKLGFLGLTARDYLALGTIFSATDTVCTLQVLNQEETPLLYSLVFGEGVVNDATSVVLFNAIQKMDVTRLNASTILSVIRDFLYLFSTSTALGVSAGLLTAYVLKALYVGRHSSVREIAIMVLVAYLSYMLAELLELSGILTVFFCGILMSHYAWHNLTESSRITTRHVFAMMSYVAETFIFLYVGMDALDIQKWKTSKTNFGSSVSICSTLVMLILVGRAAFVFPLSALSNFMNRGRTSRITFRHQIVIWWAGLMRGAVSIALAYKQFTYLGVTWKSINAAVVTSTIIVVLFTTMVFGLLTKPLILYTIPQSRDGDDNDQVMKIPKDDIRLPLLSMEESTASNLQRATEGMSMLIERPVYTVHYYWKKFDNAYMRPIFGGPRPTEGYLG; encoded by the exons ATGGAGAGGATATCAGAACTTTTTAGAAATATAACATCGGAAGATGCACAAGTTGTTCCATTAACAGTTTTCGTTGCTGTTTTATGTCTCTGTTTAGTAATCGGTCACTTCCTTGAAGAAAATCGCTGGGTTAACGAGTCCATTACTGCCATCATAATC ATTTCAGGTGAAGAAAAAGCACTTCTTTCAGAACTTTGCAACCATTATGCTATTTGGGGTGTTTGGTGTTTTCATTTCAACATCCATTATTGTTGTTG CAGGTGGCTGGTTCCCAAATTAGGCTTTCTTGGTCTCACAGCACGAGATTATCTTG CTTTAGGAACAATATTTTCCGCGACTGATACAGTGTGTACGCTTCAG GTTCTTAATCAAGAGGAGACTCCTTTACTTTACAGCTTAGTCTTTGGAGAAGGAGTAGTAAACGATGCAACATCAGTTGTTCTCTTCAATGCAATACAAAAGATGGATGTCACTCGCCTTAATGCCTCCACGATACTTTCCGTTATTCGTGACTTTTTGTACTTGTTCTCCACAAGCACTGCTCTTGGTGTTTCT GCTGGACTTTTGACAGCATATGTACTTAAAGCCTTATATGTTGGAAG ACATTCGAGCGTTCGTGAAATTGCTATAATGGTTTTGGTGGCTTATCTATCTTACATGTTAGCTGAG TTGCTAGAACTAAGTGGAATTCTCACCGTCTTCTTTTGTGGGATACTCATGTCGCATTATGCATGGCACAATTTGACTGAAAGCTCTAGAATTACGACGAG GCATGTATTTGCAATGATGTCATATGTTGCAGAGACATTCATATTTCTATATGTAGGCATGGATGCACTTGATATTCAGAAATGGAAAACGAGTAAGACAAA TTTTGGAAGTTCAGTGAGTATATGTAGCACACTTGTGATGCTAATATTGGTTGGTCGAGCTGCTTTCGTGTTTCCACTTTCGGCTCTTTCGAATTTTATGAATAGAGGAAGAACGTCTCGAATCACATTCCGACACCAG ATAGTCATTTGGTGGGCTGGGCTAATGCGAGGAGCAGTCTCTATTGCTTTAGCTTATAAGCAG TTCACATATTTGGGGGTTACATGGAAATCAATCAATGCCGCAGTTGTAACCAGCACGATCATTGTCGTCCTCTTCACTACAATG GTATTTGGTCTTTTAACTAAGCCATTGATACTTTACACCATTCCCCAAAGTAGAGACGGGGACGACAATGATCAAGTGATGAAGATTCCGAAAGATGACATTCGACTGCCTTTACTATCAATGGAAGAATCTACAGCCTCTAACCTGCAACGAGCAACAGAGGGCATGTCTATGCTAATAGAAAGGCCAGTATACACTGTACATTACTACTGGAAGAAGTTCGACAATGCATACATGAGACCGATATTCGGGGGTCCTCGTCCGACAGAAGGCTATCTAG GATAG
- the LOC136219152 gene encoding sodium/hydrogen exchanger 4 isoform X3, with amino-acid sequence MKGFSSYISFRPLSSTLGEEKALLSELCNHYAIWGVWCFHFNIHYCCCRWLVPKLGFLGLTARDYLALGTIFSATDTVCTLQVLNQEETPLLYSLVFGEGVVNDATSVVLFNAIQKMDVTRLNASTILSVIRDFLYLFSTSTALGVSAGLLTAYVLKALYVGRHSSVREIAIMVLVAYLSYMLAELLELSGILTVFFCGILMSHYAWHNLTESSRITTRHVFAMMSYVAETFIFLYVGMDALDIQKWKTSKTNFGSSVSICSTLVMLILVGRAAFVFPLSALSNFMNRGRTSRITFRHQIVIWWAGLMRGAVSIALAYKQFTYLGVTWKSINAAVVTSTIIVVLFTTMVFGLLTKPLILYTIPQSRDGDDNDQVMKIPKDDIRLPLLSMEESTASNLQRATEGMSMLIERPVYTVHYYWKKFDNAYMRPIFGGPRPTEGYLG; translated from the exons ATGAAAGGGTTTTCTTCATATATCTCCTTCCGCCCATTATCTTCAACGCTGG GTGAAGAAAAAGCACTTCTTTCAGAACTTTGCAACCATTATGCTATTTGGGGTGTTTGGTGTTTTCATTTCAACATCCATTATTGTTGTTG CAGGTGGCTGGTTCCCAAATTAGGCTTTCTTGGTCTCACAGCACGAGATTATCTTG CTTTAGGAACAATATTTTCCGCGACTGATACAGTGTGTACGCTTCAG GTTCTTAATCAAGAGGAGACTCCTTTACTTTACAGCTTAGTCTTTGGAGAAGGAGTAGTAAACGATGCAACATCAGTTGTTCTCTTCAATGCAATACAAAAGATGGATGTCACTCGCCTTAATGCCTCCACGATACTTTCCGTTATTCGTGACTTTTTGTACTTGTTCTCCACAAGCACTGCTCTTGGTGTTTCT GCTGGACTTTTGACAGCATATGTACTTAAAGCCTTATATGTTGGAAG ACATTCGAGCGTTCGTGAAATTGCTATAATGGTTTTGGTGGCTTATCTATCTTACATGTTAGCTGAG TTGCTAGAACTAAGTGGAATTCTCACCGTCTTCTTTTGTGGGATACTCATGTCGCATTATGCATGGCACAATTTGACTGAAAGCTCTAGAATTACGACGAG GCATGTATTTGCAATGATGTCATATGTTGCAGAGACATTCATATTTCTATATGTAGGCATGGATGCACTTGATATTCAGAAATGGAAAACGAGTAAGACAAA TTTTGGAAGTTCAGTGAGTATATGTAGCACACTTGTGATGCTAATATTGGTTGGTCGAGCTGCTTTCGTGTTTCCACTTTCGGCTCTTTCGAATTTTATGAATAGAGGAAGAACGTCTCGAATCACATTCCGACACCAG ATAGTCATTTGGTGGGCTGGGCTAATGCGAGGAGCAGTCTCTATTGCTTTAGCTTATAAGCAG TTCACATATTTGGGGGTTACATGGAAATCAATCAATGCCGCAGTTGTAACCAGCACGATCATTGTCGTCCTCTTCACTACAATG GTATTTGGTCTTTTAACTAAGCCATTGATACTTTACACCATTCCCCAAAGTAGAGACGGGGACGACAATGATCAAGTGATGAAGATTCCGAAAGATGACATTCGACTGCCTTTACTATCAATGGAAGAATCTACAGCCTCTAACCTGCAACGAGCAACAGAGGGCATGTCTATGCTAATAGAAAGGCCAGTATACACTGTACATTACTACTGGAAGAAGTTCGACAATGCATACATGAGACCGATATTCGGGGGTCCTCGTCCGACAGAAGGCTATCTAG GATAG
- the LOC136219152 gene encoding sodium/hydrogen exchanger 4 isoform X1 has translation MERISELFRNITSEDAQVVPLTVFVAVLCLCLVIGHFLEENRWVNESITAIIIGLITGIIILVVSKGKSSHILRFNERVFFIYLLPPIIFNAGFQVKKKHFFQNFATIMLFGVFGVFISTSIIVVGSRWLVPKLGFLGLTARDYLALGTIFSATDTVCTLQVLNQEETPLLYSLVFGEGVVNDATSVVLFNAIQKMDVTRLNASTILSVIRDFLYLFSTSTALGVSAGLLTAYVLKALYVGRHSSVREIAIMVLVAYLSYMLAELLELSGILTVFFCGILMSHYAWHNLTESSRITTRHVFAMMSYVAETFIFLYVGMDALDIQKWKTSKTNFGSSVSICSTLVMLILVGRAAFVFPLSALSNFMNRGRTSRITFRHQIVIWWAGLMRGAVSIALAYKQFTYLGVTWKSINAAVVTSTIIVVLFTTMVFGLLTKPLILYTIPQSRDGDDNDQVMKIPKDDIRLPLLSMEESTASNLQRATEGMSMLIERPVYTVHYYWKKFDNAYMRPIFGGPRPTEGYLG, from the exons ATGGAGAGGATATCAGAACTTTTTAGAAATATAACATCGGAAGATGCACAAGTTGTTCCATTAACAGTTTTCGTTGCTGTTTTATGTCTCTGTTTAGTAATCGGTCACTTCCTTGAAGAAAATCGCTGGGTTAACGAGTCCATTACTGCCATCATAATC GGGTTAATCACTGGAATTATTATACTGGTAGTGAGCAAGGGCAAAAGTTCTCATATCTTAAGATTTAATGAAAGGGTTTTCTTCATATATCTCCTTCCGCCCATTATCTTCAACGCTGG ATTTCAGGTGAAGAAAAAGCACTTCTTTCAGAACTTTGCAACCATTATGCTATTTGGGGTGTTTGGTGTTTTCATTTCAACATCCATTATTGTTGTTG GCAGCAGGTGGCTGGTTCCCAAATTAGGCTTTCTTGGTCTCACAGCACGAGATTATCTTG CTTTAGGAACAATATTTTCCGCGACTGATACAGTGTGTACGCTTCAG GTTCTTAATCAAGAGGAGACTCCTTTACTTTACAGCTTAGTCTTTGGAGAAGGAGTAGTAAACGATGCAACATCAGTTGTTCTCTTCAATGCAATACAAAAGATGGATGTCACTCGCCTTAATGCCTCCACGATACTTTCCGTTATTCGTGACTTTTTGTACTTGTTCTCCACAAGCACTGCTCTTGGTGTTTCT GCTGGACTTTTGACAGCATATGTACTTAAAGCCTTATATGTTGGAAG ACATTCGAGCGTTCGTGAAATTGCTATAATGGTTTTGGTGGCTTATCTATCTTACATGTTAGCTGAG TTGCTAGAACTAAGTGGAATTCTCACCGTCTTCTTTTGTGGGATACTCATGTCGCATTATGCATGGCACAATTTGACTGAAAGCTCTAGAATTACGACGAG GCATGTATTTGCAATGATGTCATATGTTGCAGAGACATTCATATTTCTATATGTAGGCATGGATGCACTTGATATTCAGAAATGGAAAACGAGTAAGACAAA TTTTGGAAGTTCAGTGAGTATATGTAGCACACTTGTGATGCTAATATTGGTTGGTCGAGCTGCTTTCGTGTTTCCACTTTCGGCTCTTTCGAATTTTATGAATAGAGGAAGAACGTCTCGAATCACATTCCGACACCAG ATAGTCATTTGGTGGGCTGGGCTAATGCGAGGAGCAGTCTCTATTGCTTTAGCTTATAAGCAG TTCACATATTTGGGGGTTACATGGAAATCAATCAATGCCGCAGTTGTAACCAGCACGATCATTGTCGTCCTCTTCACTACAATG GTATTTGGTCTTTTAACTAAGCCATTGATACTTTACACCATTCCCCAAAGTAGAGACGGGGACGACAATGATCAAGTGATGAAGATTCCGAAAGATGACATTCGACTGCCTTTACTATCAATGGAAGAATCTACAGCCTCTAACCTGCAACGAGCAACAGAGGGCATGTCTATGCTAATAGAAAGGCCAGTATACACTGTACATTACTACTGGAAGAAGTTCGACAATGCATACATGAGACCGATATTCGGGGGTCCTCGTCCGACAGAAGGCTATCTAG GATAG
- the LOC136219152 gene encoding sodium/hydrogen exchanger 4 isoform X4: protein MERISELFRNITSEDAQVVPLTVFVAVLCLCLVIGHFLEENRWVNESITAIIIGLITGIIILVVSKGKSSHILRFNERVFFIYLLPPIIFNAGFQVKKKHFFQNFATIMLFGVFGVFISTSIIVVGSRWLVPKLGFLGLTARDYLALGTIFSATDTVCTLQVLNQEETPLLYSLVFGEGVVNDATSVVLFNAIQKMDVTRLNASTILSVIRDFLYLFSTSTALGVSAGLLTAYVLKALYVGRHSSVREIAIMVLVAYLSYMLAELLELSGILTVFFCGILMSHYAWHNLTESSRITTRHVFAMMSYVAETFIFLYVGMDALDIQKWKTSKTNFGSSVSICSTLVMLILVGRAAFVFPLSALSNFMNRGRTSRITFRHQIVIWWAGLMRGAVSIALAYKQFTYLGVTWKSINAAVVTSTIIVVLFTTMLETDANTPIG, encoded by the exons ATGGAGAGGATATCAGAACTTTTTAGAAATATAACATCGGAAGATGCACAAGTTGTTCCATTAACAGTTTTCGTTGCTGTTTTATGTCTCTGTTTAGTAATCGGTCACTTCCTTGAAGAAAATCGCTGGGTTAACGAGTCCATTACTGCCATCATAATC GGGTTAATCACTGGAATTATTATACTGGTAGTGAGCAAGGGCAAAAGTTCTCATATCTTAAGATTTAATGAAAGGGTTTTCTTCATATATCTCCTTCCGCCCATTATCTTCAACGCTGG ATTTCAGGTGAAGAAAAAGCACTTCTTTCAGAACTTTGCAACCATTATGCTATTTGGGGTGTTTGGTGTTTTCATTTCAACATCCATTATTGTTGTTG GCAGCAGGTGGCTGGTTCCCAAATTAGGCTTTCTTGGTCTCACAGCACGAGATTATCTTG CTTTAGGAACAATATTTTCCGCGACTGATACAGTGTGTACGCTTCAG GTTCTTAATCAAGAGGAGACTCCTTTACTTTACAGCTTAGTCTTTGGAGAAGGAGTAGTAAACGATGCAACATCAGTTGTTCTCTTCAATGCAATACAAAAGATGGATGTCACTCGCCTTAATGCCTCCACGATACTTTCCGTTATTCGTGACTTTTTGTACTTGTTCTCCACAAGCACTGCTCTTGGTGTTTCT GCTGGACTTTTGACAGCATATGTACTTAAAGCCTTATATGTTGGAAG ACATTCGAGCGTTCGTGAAATTGCTATAATGGTTTTGGTGGCTTATCTATCTTACATGTTAGCTGAG TTGCTAGAACTAAGTGGAATTCTCACCGTCTTCTTTTGTGGGATACTCATGTCGCATTATGCATGGCACAATTTGACTGAAAGCTCTAGAATTACGACGAG GCATGTATTTGCAATGATGTCATATGTTGCAGAGACATTCATATTTCTATATGTAGGCATGGATGCACTTGATATTCAGAAATGGAAAACGAGTAAGACAAA TTTTGGAAGTTCAGTGAGTATATGTAGCACACTTGTGATGCTAATATTGGTTGGTCGAGCTGCTTTCGTGTTTCCACTTTCGGCTCTTTCGAATTTTATGAATAGAGGAAGAACGTCTCGAATCACATTCCGACACCAG ATAGTCATTTGGTGGGCTGGGCTAATGCGAGGAGCAGTCTCTATTGCTTTAGCTTATAAGCAG TTCACATATTTGGGGGTTACATGGAAATCAATCAATGCCGCAGTTGTAACCAGCACGATCATTGTCGTCCTCTTCACTACAATG CTGGAAACGGATGCTAATACCCCCATAGGCTGA
- the LOC136219152 gene encoding sodium/hydrogen exchanger 4 isoform X5 — translation MERISELFRNITSEDAQVVPLTVFVAVLCLCLVIGHFLEENRWVNESITAIIIGLITGIIILVVSKGKSSHILRFNERVFFIYLLPPIIFNAGFQVKKKHFFQNFATIMLFGVFGVFISTSIIVVGSRWLVPKLGFLGLTARDYLALGTIFSATDTVCTLQVLNQEETPLLYSLVFGEGVVNDATSVVLFNAIQKMDVTRLNASTILSVIRDFLYLFSTSTALGVSAGLLTAYVLKALYVGRHSSVREIAIMVLVAYLSYMLAELLELSGILTVFFCGILMSHYAWHNLTESSRITTRHVFAMMSYVAETFIFLYVGMDALDIQKWKTSKTNFGSSVSICSTLVMLILVGRAAFVFPLSALSNFMNRGRTSRITFRHQIVIWWAGLMRGAVSIALAYKQFTYLGVTWKSINAAVVTSTIIVVLFTTM, via the exons ATGGAGAGGATATCAGAACTTTTTAGAAATATAACATCGGAAGATGCACAAGTTGTTCCATTAACAGTTTTCGTTGCTGTTTTATGTCTCTGTTTAGTAATCGGTCACTTCCTTGAAGAAAATCGCTGGGTTAACGAGTCCATTACTGCCATCATAATC GGGTTAATCACTGGAATTATTATACTGGTAGTGAGCAAGGGCAAAAGTTCTCATATCTTAAGATTTAATGAAAGGGTTTTCTTCATATATCTCCTTCCGCCCATTATCTTCAACGCTGG ATTTCAGGTGAAGAAAAAGCACTTCTTTCAGAACTTTGCAACCATTATGCTATTTGGGGTGTTTGGTGTTTTCATTTCAACATCCATTATTGTTGTTG GCAGCAGGTGGCTGGTTCCCAAATTAGGCTTTCTTGGTCTCACAGCACGAGATTATCTTG CTTTAGGAACAATATTTTCCGCGACTGATACAGTGTGTACGCTTCAG GTTCTTAATCAAGAGGAGACTCCTTTACTTTACAGCTTAGTCTTTGGAGAAGGAGTAGTAAACGATGCAACATCAGTTGTTCTCTTCAATGCAATACAAAAGATGGATGTCACTCGCCTTAATGCCTCCACGATACTTTCCGTTATTCGTGACTTTTTGTACTTGTTCTCCACAAGCACTGCTCTTGGTGTTTCT GCTGGACTTTTGACAGCATATGTACTTAAAGCCTTATATGTTGGAAG ACATTCGAGCGTTCGTGAAATTGCTATAATGGTTTTGGTGGCTTATCTATCTTACATGTTAGCTGAG TTGCTAGAACTAAGTGGAATTCTCACCGTCTTCTTTTGTGGGATACTCATGTCGCATTATGCATGGCACAATTTGACTGAAAGCTCTAGAATTACGACGAG GCATGTATTTGCAATGATGTCATATGTTGCAGAGACATTCATATTTCTATATGTAGGCATGGATGCACTTGATATTCAGAAATGGAAAACGAGTAAGACAAA TTTTGGAAGTTCAGTGAGTATATGTAGCACACTTGTGATGCTAATATTGGTTGGTCGAGCTGCTTTCGTGTTTCCACTTTCGGCTCTTTCGAATTTTATGAATAGAGGAAGAACGTCTCGAATCACATTCCGACACCAG ATAGTCATTTGGTGGGCTGGGCTAATGCGAGGAGCAGTCTCTATTGCTTTAGCTTATAAGCAG TTCACATATTTGGGGGTTACATGGAAATCAATCAATGCCGCAGTTGTAACCAGCACGATCATTGTCGTCCTCTTCACTACAATG TGA
- the LOC136220832 gene encoding glycerophosphodiester phosphodiesterase GDPDL3-like, with amino-acid sequence MFCPRDFASLLAAFLLLYSLVTPASAGGDRWRTLDGKPPLVIARGGFSGLFPDSSLGAYDLASLTSVPDVVLWCDVQLTKDGAAICSPDIKLENSTDISKIFKNQVKSYDFNGVPTRGWFSLDFTWDDLSKVILTQGVHTRSSKLDTNKFPILTVENMTALKQPGNGIWLNVQYDAFYTEHGLSMTDYILRVSKGVVIDYISSPEVDFLKTIAQKSNSKTTKLILRFQGPSDVEPSTKQTYGSLINQLSFIRKFASGILVPKEYIWPMDATLYLQHYTYLVRDAHLAGLQVFASDFYNDVPFSFNYSYDPIGEYLSFMYNGKFSADGVLSDFPITASAARECFSHLRKEAKDRLHFLIITRNGASGDYPGCTDKAYEKAIADGANVIDCSVQMSKDGIPFCLPSIDLKESTTVAQSAHSKLAETIPEIKNDSGIFTFSLTWSEIQTLTPAMSSPYASFELPRNPKANNVGKFLTLSDFLALAKKSKSISGVLIKIENADYLKEKQKLDVTEEVVNALNEGGYENEDPEKVMIQSSDSHVLKKLKEENKYKLVYKIEKNITDIADSAIDDMQTFAEATVVEKNSVYTDDLLFLTGSTKVVPKLRSAGFDVYIEVFMNEFVSQAWDFFSDASVELNSYVQVANASGIITEFPLTADRFKKNKCLKMGKRTPHYMNPVTPGTFLKRIAPEYFDSPTAQPPGTVLTESDVEKTPSESVLTKSDVAEPPDVADSPGVAESPDVAEPPDVAQPPDESESNEAEAPSA; translated from the exons ATGTTCTGTCCACGTGACTTTGCTTCTTTACTTGCTGCATTTCTGCTGCTTTACTCATTAGTAACTCCGGCTTCTGCTGGGGGGGACCGTTGGCGGACTCTTGATG GAAAACCACCTTTAGTTATTGCACGCGGTGGCTTTTCAGGGCTATTTCCGGATTCGAGTTTGGGTGCTTATGATTTGGCATCGCTCACCAGCGTACCTGATGTAGTTCTGTGGTGTGATGTGCAGTTAACCAAAGATGGAGCAGCTATTTGTTCTCCTGATATCAAGCTTGAAAATTCTACTGACATTTCCAAGATTTTTAAAAATCAAGTCAAGTCTTACGACTTCAATGGAGTTCCTACCCGGGGCTGGTTTTCCCTCGATTTCACTTGGGACGACTTATCAAAAGTAATCT TGACCCAGGGAGTCCATACTCGGTCTAGTAAGTTGGACACCAACAAATTCCCAATTCTAACTGTTGAGAATATGACTGCATTGAAACAACCAGGCAACGGTATCTGGTTGAATGTTCAG TATGATGCCTTCTATACTGAACATGGTTTAAGCATGACAGACTATATTCTTCGTGTATCAAAAGGAGTGGTAATTGATTATATCTCATCTCCAGAGGTGGATTTCTTGAAAACCATTGCTCAGAAATCCAACTCCAAAACAACAAAACTGATATTGAGATTTCAAGGACCTAGTGATGTTGAGCCTTCAACAAAGCAGACCTATGGTTCTCTGATAAACCAACTATCATTTATCAGGAAATTTGCCTCCGGAATTCTTGTTCCTAAGGAATACATTTGGCCTATGGATGCAACTCTTTACTTACAACATTATACTTATCTTGTCCGTGATGCACATTTGGCGGGGCTGCAGGTTTTTGCATCAGATTTTTATAATGATGTTCCCTTTAGTTTCAATTACAGTTATGATCCAATAGGTGAATATCTATCTTTCATGTACAATGGAAAATTCTCTGCCGATGGTGTGCTGTCTGACTTCCCAATAACTGCATCTGCTGCAAGAG AATGCTTTTCTCATCTACGCAAAGAGGCTAAAGATCGAC TGCATTTTCTGATCATCACAAGAAATGGAGCAAGTGGAGATTACCCAGGTTGTACTGATAAGGCATATGAGAAAGCTATTGCAGATGGTGCAAATGTAATTGATTGTTCTGTTCAAATGTCCAAGGATGGAATCCCATTTTGCTTACCCTCCATAGATCTTAAGGAGAGTACAACAGTTGCTCAGTCCGCTCACTCCAAACTTGCTGAAACCATTCCGGAGATTAAGAATGATAGtggaatatttaccttcagctTGACATGGTCTGAGATTCAGACCTTGACGC CTGCAATGTCGAGCCCATATGCATCATTTGAGCTGCCCCGAAATCCCAAGGCCAATAATGTAGGCAAGTTCCTAACTTTGTCTGATTTCTTGGCCCTGGCAAAGAAAAGTAAATCTATCTCTGGCGTCTTGATCAAAATTGAG AATGCAGACTATCTTAAGGAGAAACAGAAATTAGACGTAACTGAGGAAGTAGTGAATGCCTTGAACGAAGGTGGATACGAGAATGAAGATCCTGAAAAAGTTATGATTCAGTCCTCAGACTCTCATGTTCTGAAAAAATTGAAGGAAGAAAACAAATACAAGCTTGTTTACAAGATTGAAAAGAACATTACAGATATCGCTGATTCAGCCATCGATGACATGCAGACATTTGCGGAGGCTACAGTAGTGGAGAAGAATTCTGTCTACACGGACGATTTGCTATTCCTGACAGGCTCTACAAAGGTTGTACCAAAGTTACGATCAGCAGGGTTTGACGTGTACATTGAGGTGTTCATGAATGAGTTTGTGTCTCAAGCATGGGACTTTTTCTCTGATGCAAGTGTAGAACTCAACTCCTATGTCCAGGTTGCCAATGCTAGTGGCATTATCACAGAATTCCCTTTAACAGCAGATAGATTTAAAA AGAATAAATGTTTGAAAATGGGGAAGAGGACACCTCATTACATGAACCCTGTTACGCCTGGAACTTTCTTGAAACGCATTGCACCTGAATACTTTGATTCACCAACAGCACAGCCTCCTGGAACTGTGCTAACCGAGTCTGATGTGGAAAAGACGCCTTCTGAATCTGTGCTAACTAAGTCCGATGTGGCAGAGCCGCCTGATGTAGCAGACTCGCCTGGTGTAGCAGAGTCGCCTGATGTGGCAGAGCCGCCTGATGTGGCACAGCCGCCTGATGAGTCTGAGTCCAATGAGGCAGAGGCGCCTTCTGCCTGA